The Methanomicrobiales archaeon HGW-Methanomicrobiales-1 genome segment CGCCTTAATCATCTTTATCGGTTTTTTGATGATTGGGCTTACCCAGAAGCGGCAGGGACTGCACGACAAGATCGGCAGCTGCCTCGTGCTTCTTGAGGACTGAAATTTCCCCCTATAGTATCCCGTAAATATCTTTTTTAAAAAATTTAACATTGAATCTTTAGAGATTTTCAGGATCCGGGTCCGTTATCAGACCGTTATTAAATAAAAATTATTTGTACCGGACCTTCAGGCCAAGCAGCACAAGAACCAGGACAAACGTGATCGCGTTTGCCGCTATAACAGGCAGTGATTCGATCCATATCCCGTAACAGGTCCAGAGCAGGATACCTGCTGCAAAGAGTATGAGCATGGTAAGCGAGAGATCCCGGGTCTCCTTAAGCTTCCATGCCCGGACTACCTGCGGGACGAATGCGATTGTTGTAAGCGCCCCGGCAATGTAACCGATGAGAACAATGGTATCCATGAATGATCTTCTTAATTTTGAACCCTGAAATGATTAATACCGCTGGCATCTGCAGGATTTTTTATTCATCAGTACTTACGAACCCGGGGGTTCCGGTGAGAACTGGTCGGCAACAACAAGCCATCGTCCCGATTCCCTGACAAGGAAGAACATGTCCCTGCCTTTCATTGTCACGGGTTGTCCGCTCATGGTGAACGAGATAGTGAACCGGTACGTAACAACCGCACTGGACCCGCACGCGTGGATCCGTATGCGGTGATCGCTCTCATCCCAGGAGTGGATCGTTACCGCTTCGACAAAACCTCTCCACCCGGCAACATAAGCATCCTGCCCCTCGAGAACCCCGGGGGTGGTGGGCACGATGGCGACTGCTTCGGGATGAATATATTCCCGGAACCGTGTCTCGTCCCACGATTCCGTCCAGCACCGGTTCATTTCCCGGATGGTTGTTTTGATTGCTTGCATTTCCACAGATTGGTCCATCAGTAAATCTCCACTAATTAGGGATGACTGGAATAATAAAAAGGGCATCGGGCACGCGACGCGAAAGTGTGGAGGTTCGGGGGCCAAAGATAACGGAGATCTTTATAGTCCCCCCTTTATTTCCGGGCGGTTGCTTTGAAGAACGTGTAGCAGAAGACTCCATCCTTTTCGGCTGTCCGGTAAAGCGCAGTAATCCCCCGTTCCCATGCATCCTGGCTCATCAGCCCCTGCAGGTGAACTTCATCAGCCACCCCTTCGACCATCGCGGTAAAGGTCAGTTTCGTGAATCCCTCAACAAGCCCGGGGCGGGAGGCATCCACGTACACCATCCGGGGTGAAACATGGACATCCTGGTACCCTGCACCGCTGACCAGCGGGTAGAGTTCCCTCCCGATCAGGGCATTGCCACCCATCTGCCGCTGGAGTTCGACAAGACACTGTACCGCCTTGTGGGCATCCGCATTCTCCGGGTGGAAGAAGGTGGAGCCGTGATCTCCTTCAATCACCGTGAGGGTCCCGCCATCTTTGAGAAGCGGACGAAGCTGTTCCAGTGCCCGCTGCGGTTCAGCGAGATGTTCCAGCACGAAACAGACAAAGATGTGATCGAAGCTCGCAGGCTCGAAGGGTAGCTGGAAGATATCCCCATGCTGGAACGTCACGTTGGTGATCCCTTCCTGCCGTATCCTCTCTTCAGCCCGCTTAATCGAGTCCTCCGAAATATCAAGCGACGTGATCAAGGCGCCGGGGCTATTCCGTGCAAGAATTACAGTCTGGGCACCGATGCCGCAGCCTGCTTCGAGTACCCGGGAACCTCCGGGATAGTGGGTATCATCATGCAGGAGCCCCGTGAGGGTCTGTGCCTGGTCGGCGAGCCGTTCCGACTCGCGGGGTGAATAGCCGTGAACATACTTGTGGTGTGCCATATGAATCCTGACAAAGGCTGTAACTGTCAGTTGTGCAGCCGTTTATTGTACATTTTTGTTAGTTGCTGTACAAAAATGTACTGTAGTCTGGCTGGTAACCCGGGCCTACAGAACAAAAACCTGAACGGAATGGACGGCTCAATACACGACAGCCAGAAAACCCAATGAAAAGAAAAGGCCGGGGCCGAGATTCGAACCCGGGTCGGAGGATCCACAATCCTCTAGGATGACCAACTACCCCACCCCGGCAATTTGCTCTTTTACATTTGCACTTCACTTTGATTAATCTATCCTTCCTGATCCTTCGGCGTTTATCCCACGGAACGGGGTCCGGCACAGGCCCGGTTTTTCTGCCGGTGCATTGCTTTGGTCAACACCCTCACGGTAACAAGGGGACTATTAATAGGGTCGGACATCCATTACATATCAGGTGGCTCTGAACAGTATTCCTTAACAGTGTGGCGTGAAAGCGCACACGCGGTAATACACAAAAAGCGGGAACTTTTTTTTCCGCATTAGAGCTGATACACAAGGAAAGGTGAGGGTATATGGCGGGAAACCCGAAGGTAAGGACGCCGATTGTCTGCGTTATGGGGCACGTGGATCACGGCAAAACTTCGCTGCTGGACCGGATTCGCGGGTCTTCGGTCGTAAGCTCAGAAGTTGGTGCGATCACCCAGCACATCGGCGCAACGATCGTTCCCATCGATGCAATCCGCTCTTTGAGCGGTAAGATGGAAAAAGTACCGATCAACATCCCCGGACTGCTTTTCATCGATACACCCGGTCATCACGCATTCACGACACTCCGTGCACGCGGCGGAGCACTTGCTGACATGGCAATCCTTGTTGTGGATATCAACCAAGGATTCCAGCCGCAGACTATTGAGGCACTCCAGATCCTGCGCAACTGCAAAACACCGTTTGTGATCGCTGCAACCAAGACCGATCGCATCCATGGGTGGAGGGTCTTTGAGAACGAATCGTTCCTTTCATCGTTTGCCAAGCAGAATGAGCGGGTCCAGGGCGTGGTTGAGAACAAAACCTACGAAGTGGTAGGGAAGTTATCCGAACTGGGGTTCTCCGCAGACCGGTTCGATCGGGTCTCGGATTTCCAGCGCAATCTTGCGATTGTACCCGTCAGCGCTCACACGGGCGAGGGCATCTCTGACCTCCTGATGGTCATGATAGGGCTTGCCCAGCGTTACATGGGAGACGCACTTGTCCTCGAAGTCGAAGGGCCGGGTGCCGGCACCGTTCTCGAAGTAAAAGAAGAGCGGGGGCTGGGGACAACCCTGGACGTG includes the following:
- a CDS encoding SAM-dependent methyltransferase, which gives rise to MAHHKYVHGYSPRESERLADQAQTLTGLLHDDTHYPGGSRVLEAGCGIGAQTVILARNSPGALITSLDISEDSIKRAEERIRQEGITNVTFQHGDIFQLPFEPASFDHIFVCFVLEHLAEPQRALEQLRPLLKDGGTLTVIEGDHGSTFFHPENADAHKAVQCLVELQRQMGGNALIGRELYPLVSGAGYQDVHVSPRMVYVDASRPGLVEGFTKLTFTAMVEGVADEVHLQGLMSQDAWERGITALYRTAEKDGVFCYTFFKATARK